The Puntigrus tetrazona isolate hp1 chromosome 3, ASM1883169v1, whole genome shotgun sequence genome contains a region encoding:
- the stap2a gene encoding signal-transducing adaptor protein 2a isoform X1: MAAAPANPRTGSPRAQLPPCYYEGYLEKRGAKEKVARRLWTCLCGNTLYFFNNPKDTNYVEKLDLSGFVSLIDDPSRDRNLEAARLNLRMKDGEIKLTAPNLEARELWKGFLYSVVDLAVPTTLTLLPGQLHMLKEVVEKEKMRRKARASSRAPSSPLSLPLVGEIPACFRPVSRTEAEVLLERHPDSGNMLLRPGRDGSSLAVTTRQDLNGSVFRHYRVTQKQQGGYIIDVENPIPCPTLHDVINALVEKTAGTLQPFILEEPYEENITFVSSNDENGERTLHCATGLLSRAPSLPPKQVGTDRWTFRSQTRSPSSSPRSFSPSGSPSNSMRRLVLSPSPLSQSLTDELKQKLEKRRTSQE, encoded by the exons ATGGCGGCTGCGCCCGCGAATCCTCGCACCGGGAGCCCGAGAGCGCAGCTGCCGCCCTGTTATTACGAGGGATACCTGGAGAAAAGAGGAGCGAAAGAGAAG GTAGCTCGGCGTTTATGGACCTGTTTATGTGGAAACACGCTGTACTTCTTCAACAACCCTAAGGACACAAAT TATGTAGAGAAGTTGGATCTGAGTGGGTTTGTGTCTTTGATCGATGACCCAAGTCGTGATAGGAATCTGGAGGCAGCCAGACTGAACCTCCGCATGAAGGATGGAGAAATCAAACTCACT GCACCAAATCTGGAGGCCCGTGAGCTGTGGAAAGGATTTCTCTACTCTGTCGTAGAT CTGGCTGTGCCCACGACTCTCACCCTCCTGCCCGGGCAGCTGCACATGCTGAAGGAAGTtgtggagaaagaaaaaatgcgTCGAAAGGCACGAGCGTCTTCCCGAGCCCCCTCGTCGCCTCTCTCGCTCCCGCTGGTGGGGGAAATACCTGC GTGTTTCAGGCCTGTGTCTCGTACTGAAGCCGAGGTCCTGTTAGAAAGACATCCGGACAGCGGGAACATGCTGCTCAGACCAGGCCGGGACGGATCTTCACTCGCCGTCACAACACGACAGGACCTAAATGG ATCAGTGTTCAGGCATTACAGAGTGACACAGAAGCAGCAGGGTGGTTACATCATCGACGTGGAAAACCCA ATCCCCTGTCCCACACTGCATGACGTTATCAATGCACTGGTGGAGAAAACCGCCGGGACTCTTCAGCCCTTTATATTAGAAGAGCCTTATGAGGAGAACATCA CGTTTGTGTCATCCAATGATGAGAATGGGGAGCGAACCCTGCACTGTGCCACTGGACTTCTTTCTCGAGCTCCTTCACTGCCACCTAAACAAG tagGTACAGACAGATGGACGTTTCGGTCACAGACGAGATCTCCCAGTTCCTCACCAAGATCCTTTTCTCCGTCTGGCTCTCCATCCAACTCCATGAGAAGGCTGGTTCTGTCTCCCTCACCGCTTTCTCAGA GCCTCACAGACGAGCTCAAACAGAAGCTGGAGAAGAGACGGACCAGTCAAGAGTGA
- the stap2a gene encoding signal-transducing adaptor protein 2a isoform X2, with product MAAAPANPRTGSPRAQLPPCYYEGYLEKRGAKEKYVEKLDLSGFVSLIDDPSRDRNLEAARLNLRMKDGEIKLTAPNLEARELWKGFLYSVVDLAVPTTLTLLPGQLHMLKEVVEKEKMRRKARASSRAPSSPLSLPLVGEIPACFRPVSRTEAEVLLERHPDSGNMLLRPGRDGSSLAVTTRQDLNGSVFRHYRVTQKQQGGYIIDVENPIPCPTLHDVINALVEKTAGTLQPFILEEPYEENITFVSSNDENGERTLHCATGLLSRAPSLPPKQVGTDRWTFRSQTRSPSSSPRSFSPSGSPSNSMRRLVLSPSPLSQSLTDELKQKLEKRRTSQE from the exons ATGGCGGCTGCGCCCGCGAATCCTCGCACCGGGAGCCCGAGAGCGCAGCTGCCGCCCTGTTATTACGAGGGATACCTGGAGAAAAGAGGAGCGAAAGAGAAG TATGTAGAGAAGTTGGATCTGAGTGGGTTTGTGTCTTTGATCGATGACCCAAGTCGTGATAGGAATCTGGAGGCAGCCAGACTGAACCTCCGCATGAAGGATGGAGAAATCAAACTCACT GCACCAAATCTGGAGGCCCGTGAGCTGTGGAAAGGATTTCTCTACTCTGTCGTAGAT CTGGCTGTGCCCACGACTCTCACCCTCCTGCCCGGGCAGCTGCACATGCTGAAGGAAGTtgtggagaaagaaaaaatgcgTCGAAAGGCACGAGCGTCTTCCCGAGCCCCCTCGTCGCCTCTCTCGCTCCCGCTGGTGGGGGAAATACCTGC GTGTTTCAGGCCTGTGTCTCGTACTGAAGCCGAGGTCCTGTTAGAAAGACATCCGGACAGCGGGAACATGCTGCTCAGACCAGGCCGGGACGGATCTTCACTCGCCGTCACAACACGACAGGACCTAAATGG ATCAGTGTTCAGGCATTACAGAGTGACACAGAAGCAGCAGGGTGGTTACATCATCGACGTGGAAAACCCA ATCCCCTGTCCCACACTGCATGACGTTATCAATGCACTGGTGGAGAAAACCGCCGGGACTCTTCAGCCCTTTATATTAGAAGAGCCTTATGAGGAGAACATCA CGTTTGTGTCATCCAATGATGAGAATGGGGAGCGAACCCTGCACTGTGCCACTGGACTTCTTTCTCGAGCTCCTTCACTGCCACCTAAACAAG tagGTACAGACAGATGGACGTTTCGGTCACAGACGAGATCTCCCAGTTCCTCACCAAGATCCTTTTCTCCGTCTGGCTCTCCATCCAACTCCATGAGAAGGCTGGTTCTGTCTCCCTCACCGCTTTCTCAGA GCCTCACAGACGAGCTCAAACAGAAGCTGGAGAAGAGACGGACCAGTCAAGAGTGA